In Bacillus sp. (in: firmicutes), the DNA window GAATTTTTTTCCCTTGTGGTACAAGGCTTCCCGCACCGATAAACGCACCTTCTCCAATTTCTGCACCGTCTAAAATGATGGAGCCCATGCCAATGAGTGCTTTTTTACGAATGATACAGCTATGTAGAATGACTTGGTGACCAACGGTGACCTCATCTTCAATGATGAGTGGATTGTTAGGACTTTGGTGTAATACACTATTATCTTGAATATTGACTTTGTTGCCGATGATGGTTGGGGCAACATCTCCTCGAATGACCGTATTGTACCAAATACTACTATAATCACCGATTTGTACATCGCCCGTTATCGTCACGTAATCAGCGATAAATGCAGTATCGGAAATTTGTGGAAACTTTCCTTTGTACGGGTAGATCATTTTATTCGCCTCACTTTTCTTGATTTGATCTTACTTTTTATTGTAATGGAAAAGGAACGAGTGACGGAAGTCATGGCTCGTTTTATTTGGTTACATATACTATAATTTTACACAAATTAAAAATTTTTTACGGAGGGACCACGATATGTGGAGATGGGAAGCGGAACAAGCAAAAGGGGTTATTGTGATTGTTCATGGAGCATTTGAACACCATGGGCGGTACGGTTGGTTAACGGAAATGTTTCGGTTAAACGGTTTTCATGTCGTGATGGGGGATTTACCTGGCCAAGGAGTAACAAGTCGTTCAAGACGAGGACATATTAATAAGTTTGACGAATATATTATTGAAGTGAAAGATTGGATTCAGGAAGCGTATAAATTTGAATTGCCTGTTTTTTTACTCGGGCATAGTATGGGTGGTTTAGTTTCCATTCGTTTGTTACAAGAAGAACATATGAATTTGGCTGGAGTCGTATTATCATCACCTTGTTTAGGACTTGTACATACTCCGTCAAAACTTCTTAATATCCTCTCTCACGGCTTCAATATCGTGTTTCCGAAGTTACGAATAAATGCAGGAATAACGGTAGAAATGGCCACTCGTAATGAAGAAGTATGGGATGTTGATAAAAACGATTCTTTGTATGTAACGAAAGTGTCGGTTCGTTGGTACCGAGAACTAGTTAAAGGTATTGAGCTTGCTTTCACAAATCTGTCGAAATTCCCAGACGTTCCGCTTTTGGTCATGCAAAGCGGAGATGATAAAATTGTAAATAAAATAGCTGTTCAGCATTGGTTTAACGAAGTAGCGTTGACCGAAAAAACGTATAAAGAATGGCCGAGCTGTTATCACGAAATTTTTAATGAACCGGAACGAGAGCAAGTATTCAATTTTACGATGAACTTTTTACAAAATCGATTACAACAAGTACAAGCAAAATAGTCCGAGCTAGAGGTGAAAAAGATGTCAATTCCATCAGAACCATTTACGCTGATGCGGAAAGTGTATCGCCACATTCTGCCGGTCGTACATGAACAGCTCGCTTATTGGAAGGAACGAGCCGCAGAGATTCCGAATGAAGAGTTACGAAAACAAGCATTGGCGAGTATTGAACATAAATCGTTCCATTGTGAAGGTGGTTCGATCTTAGCCTTACTTGCGTTAGAACATCGAAAACTCGCGATCCAATTTATTGTGGCGTATCAAACGATTAGTGATTACTTAGATAATTTATGCGACCGAAGCACGTCTCTAGACCCCGACGATTTCGCGGCCCTTCATGAATCGATGCAACATGCGTTAACGTTAGAAGATGTTAATGTGAATTATTATCGGTTTCGAGAGGACCAAGATGACGGAGGATATTTAAAAGAACTCGTGCAAACATGCCAATCGGTGCTAAAACGATTACCTGCCTATGAAACGATTGAACCGTATATTAAAGAACTATGTCAATATTATTGTGATTTGCAAATACATAAACACGTTCGCCATGAAGAACGCGAGTCACGGCTTCAAAATTGGTTTGCTACCTATCAATCGCAATTGCCTCCGATGGCATGGTATGAGTTTTCCGCATGTTCAGGCTCGACGTTGGGCGTTTTTTGTTTAGTCTCTTATGCATTTCGTTCTGATTTTCAAAAAGAGCATGCGCAAATGATTCGCGATGGCTATTTCCCATACATTCAAGGTCTCCATATATTGCTTGATTATTTCATCGACCAAGAAGAAGACCGAAAAGGTGGAGATTTAAACTTTTGTTTTTACTACGACAATGAAGAACAATTATTTGAACGATTAACCCACTTTTTACGGCAAGCAGATTATCATACACGTCATCTTCCACATCAAAAATTTCACCAACTCATTAATCGAGGGTTGTTAGGAGTTTATTTGTCAGATGAAAAAGTCCGTAAACAACGCAACGTGTTACCGATTGCCAAAAAAGTGATGAAGTCAGGTGGCTTTTATAGCTACTTCTTTTACCTCAATGGTCGATTGTATCGAAGTGTGTTGAAACGATGGGGGAAATTGTCTGGAAAGATGGCGAGCGTTCATTCGTAAAGATCTAGAATTTTATTATCAAAATGGCGTGCAACATGAGGTTGGCACGTCATTTTTGTCATACGAATAAGGAGGGATGAAAGAAAAAATCAGGGAAAGCCTTAATTTTTCTCTAGTTTGCTTGAACGGATGAAAGGTGTCGTAGGTTATAATTCTTTTTGCTTTTTTATTTGACAACCAATTTTTTAAACATACTCAACATTATTTTTCGGACACTTTTTTACTATTAGGGCTTTACCGGCTCTTGGTATTTTTAAACAATAATCATGTTAAACATGAAGAAGTTCGACACCGTTCATATCAATTGCGCGTTTTTCCTTTAACCCCCGAATTTATACTTTTTCAATCTTACGTGGTCACCTAATTTTGTTTGAACAGAGGAAGCTCGATTTCCAAACAAAAAGGATAAATCTTTTTCCAGTCCAGGCTTCAGTGTCATTAGTTCAATTCAATGAATCGCATCATTGTTTCCGTCATTTCCTAACACATCTATATGGGTTTGCAATTCAATAGAAAATCCGTATGGGGTATATAAGAACGTTCTTCTCTCATCAATTTTCATTTTTCACTGTATCATTTCGGACTTTTTTACATATCTCATCATGCTCATCTTTTGAAACGAAAAAGCCGATGTGATCGAACGTTGGCCGTTTTCCATAGCCAAACGTGATATTGATGTTGCCTCTTTTCATTTCAATAATTCGGAATAATATGTTTTTTCTCGAATATCATCCCTGTTAGTGGTGGATTAAAGTTGTTTGTATTCGCCATTGTACTTCCCAATCCGTTGATGAACAGTAAAAGGTGTCCAATAATGAAAATGAAATAGCATATTCATACTCCTTGATTTGTAAATTTTTTTTAATTTAATATTTATAAAAAGACTTGATTGAATTTTCTATAAATTATTATCAAAAAAAGAGCATGAATCATCCATGCTCTATCTTTTTTCAATCGCTATAATAAACGGTGGATTATTAATTTGATTGATGAATTGATATTTTAAAACGTGTGCTTTTTGTTGGTCGAGGGAGCGGACATAGGATAGCAATAGGTCGCGTTCAACAGCTCCTTGTTCATGTCCGTGATAAATGACAAGGACGATAATTCCTTCAGGAGCCATGATTTCTAACAATTGCTCGACCGCAGAAATCGTTGTGTCTGGTTTTGTTACAATGGATTTATCTCCGCCAGGGAGATAGCCTAGGTT includes these proteins:
- a CDS encoding alpha/beta hydrolase, translating into MWRWEAEQAKGVIVIVHGAFEHHGRYGWLTEMFRLNGFHVVMGDLPGQGVTSRSRRGHINKFDEYIIEVKDWIQEAYKFELPVFLLGHSMGGLVSIRLLQEEHMNLAGVVLSSPCLGLVHTPSKLLNILSHGFNIVFPKLRINAGITVEMATRNEEVWDVDKNDSLYVTKVSVRWYRELVKGIELAFTNLSKFPDVPLLVMQSGDDKIVNKIAVQHWFNEVALTEKTYKEWPSCYHEIFNEPEREQVFNFTMNFLQNRLQQVQAK
- a CDS encoding tetraprenyl-beta-curcumene synthase family protein, which gives rise to MSIPSEPFTLMRKVYRHILPVVHEQLAYWKERAAEIPNEELRKQALASIEHKSFHCEGGSILALLALEHRKLAIQFIVAYQTISDYLDNLCDRSTSLDPDDFAALHESMQHALTLEDVNVNYYRFREDQDDGGYLKELVQTCQSVLKRLPAYETIEPYIKELCQYYCDLQIHKHVRHEERESRLQNWFATYQSQLPPMAWYEFSACSGSTLGVFCLVSYAFRSDFQKEHAQMIRDGYFPYIQGLHILLDYFIDQEEDRKGGDLNFCFYYDNEEQLFERLTHFLRQADYHTRHLPHQKFHQLINRGLLGVYLSDEKVRKQRNVLPIAKKVMKSGGFYSYFFYLNGRLYRSVLKRWGKLSGKMASVHS
- a CDS encoding gamma carbonic anhydrase family protein encodes the protein MIYPYKGKFPQISDTAFIADYVTITGDVQIGDYSSIWYNTVIRGDVAPTIIGNKVNIQDNSVLHQSPNNPLIIEDEVTVGHQVILHSCIIRKKALIGMGSIILDGAEIGEGAFIGAGSLVPQGKKIPPNTLAFGRPAKVIRELTEEDIKEMERISREYVEKGQYYKSLMNPTESSS